One stretch of Methyloversatilis sp. RAC08 DNA includes these proteins:
- a CDS encoding hydrogenase maturation protease, with the protein MTAPLLVLGWGNPSRGDDALGPMLVDALAAYAGRALPAGSVDCLTDYQLQIEHALDLVGRERVLFVDAALGLDAAFDVRSVQPQRERRITSHALSPEALLQVFVDTQRRAPPRCDVLAIRGRRWELGEQPDARAAADLEQALARARGWLHDTVARGEHTEGVNA; encoded by the coding sequence ATGACGGCGCCGCTGCTGGTGCTGGGCTGGGGCAACCCGAGCCGCGGCGACGACGCGCTCGGCCCCATGCTGGTCGATGCTCTGGCGGCGTACGCCGGACGCGCCCTGCCTGCCGGCAGCGTGGACTGCCTGACCGATTACCAGCTTCAGATCGAGCATGCGCTCGATCTGGTCGGGCGCGAACGCGTGCTGTTCGTCGATGCGGCGCTCGGGCTGGACGCGGCCTTTGACGTGCGCAGTGTGCAGCCGCAGCGCGAGCGCCGGATCACCAGCCACGCGCTGTCGCCCGAGGCACTGCTGCAGGTGTTCGTCGATACGCAGCGGCGAGCACCGCCGCGCTGTGATGTACTGGCCATCCGCGGCCGCCGCTGGGAACTGGGCGAGCAGCCGGATGCGCGGGCCGCGGCCGATCTCGAACAGGCGCTCGCCCGGGCGCGCGGCTGGCTGCACGACACCGTCGCCCGCGGCGAGCACACCGAAGGAGTGAATGCATGA
- a CDS encoding Ni/Fe hydrogenase subunit alpha, whose amino-acid sequence MNTRSLEIAPDPKGLRRIAIDPLSRVEGHGKVTLLLDDDNRVRQARLHIVEFRGFEKFIEGRPYWEVPVMVQRLCGICPVSHHLAASKALDRVVGGWPVPPAADRIRRLMHYGQIVQSHALHFFHLASPDLLFGFDAEVDRRNIVGVAAAFPDAARQGVMLRKFGQEVIRITSGKRIHGTGSIPGGMNRAVDPAERDALRAELPQVLAWAQDAVALARRLHVSLPARYADFADTPAAMMSLVGRDGAMELYDGVLRLREADGRIAVDGFDDQCYRELIDEAVKPWTYMKFPYRRDLGVDDGWYRVGPLARVQNCDFIPTPRAEEARQAFVAAHGGQPVHTVLATHWARMIELLHGVETVAALLDDALITGGPLQAEGTHQRSGIGIIEAPRGTLIHEYEVGDDDLVTRCNLIVSTTHNNQAMNEAVRAVALRYLDGEAITEGLLNHIEVAVRAYDPCLSCATHALGQMPLAVSLRAADGRVLDHVLRSSTGELLRDGAAHDAEAAQ is encoded by the coding sequence ATGAATACGCGCTCGCTCGAAATCGCTCCCGACCCCAAAGGATTGCGCCGCATCGCCATCGACCCGCTGTCGCGCGTCGAAGGGCATGGCAAGGTGACGCTGCTGCTCGACGACGACAATCGCGTGCGCCAGGCGCGGCTGCACATCGTCGAATTCCGCGGCTTCGAGAAATTCATCGAAGGCCGGCCATACTGGGAAGTGCCGGTCATGGTGCAGCGGCTGTGCGGCATCTGCCCGGTGTCGCACCACCTCGCGGCGTCGAAGGCGCTCGACCGCGTGGTCGGCGGCTGGCCGGTGCCGCCGGCGGCCGACCGCATCCGCCGGCTCATGCACTACGGGCAGATCGTGCAGAGTCACGCGCTGCACTTCTTCCACCTCGCCTCGCCCGATCTGCTGTTCGGCTTCGACGCCGAGGTCGACCGCCGCAACATCGTCGGCGTGGCCGCCGCCTTCCCGGACGCCGCGCGCCAGGGCGTCATGCTGCGCAAGTTCGGGCAGGAGGTGATCCGCATCACCTCCGGCAAGCGCATTCACGGCACCGGCTCGATACCCGGCGGCATGAACCGCGCGGTCGACCCGGCCGAGCGCGACGCGCTGCGCGCCGAACTGCCGCAGGTGCTGGCCTGGGCGCAGGACGCGGTGGCGCTCGCCCGCCGGCTCCACGTAAGCCTGCCGGCCCGCTACGCCGACTTCGCCGACACGCCGGCGGCGATGATGTCGCTGGTCGGCCGCGACGGCGCGATGGAGCTGTACGACGGCGTGCTGCGCCTGCGCGAAGCCGACGGGCGCATCGCGGTCGACGGTTTCGACGATCAGTGCTACCGGGAACTGATAGACGAGGCGGTCAAACCCTGGACCTATATGAAGTTTCCCTACCGCCGCGACCTCGGCGTGGATGACGGCTGGTACCGCGTCGGTCCGCTGGCGCGCGTGCAGAACTGCGACTTCATCCCGACGCCGCGCGCCGAAGAGGCACGCCAGGCCTTCGTCGCTGCGCACGGCGGGCAGCCGGTGCACACGGTGCTGGCTACCCACTGGGCGCGCATGATCGAACTGCTGCACGGCGTCGAAACGGTCGCCGCGCTGCTCGACGACGCGCTGATCACCGGCGGTCCGCTGCAGGCCGAGGGCACGCACCAGCGCTCGGGCATCGGCATCATCGAAGCGCCGCGCGGCACGTTGATCCACGAATATGAAGTCGGCGACGACGATCTGGTCACCCGCTGCAACCTCATCGTGTCGACCACGCACAACAACCAGGCGATGAACGAGGCGGTGCGCGCGGTGGCGCTGCGCTACCTCGATGGCGAAGCGATCACCGAAGGCCTGCTCAACCACATCGAGGTGGCGGTACGCGCCTACGATCCCTGCCTGTCCTGCGCCACGCATGCGCTCGGCCAGATGCCGCTGGCGGTGAGCCTGCGCGCGGCCGACGGCCGCGTGCTCGACCACGTGCTGCGCAGTTCGACCGGCGAACTGCTGCGCGACGGCGCGGCGCACGATGCCGAGGCGGCGCAATGA
- a CDS encoding NADP oxidoreductase, which yields MNASSPSPRKLRVATVSLAGCFGCHMSLLDIDERLFELIERVEFDRSPLTDIKTVGPCDIGLVEGGLCNAENVEVLRAFRAHCKVLVAVGACAITGGLPALRNHLDVGDILQSVYGEVPDDPELPLPLNRVLPIHEVVHIDHALPGCPPPADAFWQLLQDLIAGRTPVPAPGLIRYD from the coding sequence ATGAATGCGAGCTCCCCATCGCCGCGCAAGCTGCGCGTCGCCACCGTGTCGCTGGCCGGCTGCTTCGGCTGCCACATGTCGCTGCTGGACATCGACGAGCGGCTGTTCGAACTGATCGAGCGGGTCGAATTCGACCGCTCGCCGCTGACCGACATCAAGACTGTCGGCCCCTGCGACATCGGTCTGGTCGAGGGCGGCCTGTGCAACGCCGAGAACGTCGAGGTGCTGCGCGCCTTTCGCGCGCACTGCAAGGTACTGGTGGCGGTCGGCGCCTGCGCCATCACCGGCGGCCTGCCGGCGCTGCGCAATCACCTGGACGTCGGCGACATCCTGCAGTCGGTGTACGGCGAGGTGCCGGATGACCCGGAGCTGCCGCTGCCGCTGAACCGCGTGCTGCCCATCCACGAGGTGGTGCATATTGACCACGCGCTGCCCGGCTGTCCGCCGCCGGCCGATGCCTTCTGGCAACTGCTGCAGGACCTGATCGCCGGTCGCACGCCGGTGCCGGCACCCGGCCTGATCCGCTACGACTGA
- a CDS encoding 2Fe-2S iron-sulfur cluster-binding protein, with product MSAVDPTFELDGQPVALQPGDTILAAAARAGLDIPYLCWSAEVSASASCRLCTVLADGRPVAACVTPAVAGQKVECRTASLATQRLRLLQMLFVEGNHFCPGCEKSGNCLLQVQAERAGMTDLHFETLNPERPVDASHPDVLFEPNRCILCQLCVRASDEIDGKRVFAIGGHGIATRLLIDSPSGRLGDSALSVGDRAAHICPVGALLPKRVGFAVPIGRRRFDTEDTRG from the coding sequence ATGAGCGCCGTCGATCCGACCTTCGAGCTTGACGGCCAGCCGGTCGCGCTGCAGCCGGGCGACACGATACTGGCCGCCGCAGCGCGCGCCGGGCTGGACATTCCCTACCTGTGCTGGAGCGCCGAGGTGTCGGCCAGCGCTTCGTGCCGGCTGTGCACCGTGCTGGCCGACGGCCGCCCGGTGGCCGCCTGCGTGACGCCGGCGGTGGCCGGCCAGAAGGTCGAATGCCGCACCGCGTCGCTGGCCACACAGCGGCTGCGCCTGCTGCAGATGCTGTTCGTCGAGGGCAATCACTTCTGTCCCGGCTGCGAAAAGAGCGGCAACTGCCTGCTGCAGGTGCAGGCCGAACGCGCCGGCATGACCGACCTGCATTTCGAAACGCTGAATCCGGAACGGCCGGTCGATGCCAGCCACCCGGACGTGCTGTTCGAACCCAACCGCTGCATCCTGTGCCAGTTGTGCGTGCGCGCCAGCGACGAAATCGACGGCAAGCGGGTGTTCGCCATCGGCGGCCACGGCATCGCCACCCGGCTGCTGATCGACAGCCCGAGCGGCCGCCTCGGCGACAGCGCGCTGTCGGTGGGCGACCGCGCCGCCCACATCTGCCCGGTCGGCGCGCTGCTGCCCAAGCGGGTCGGCTTCGCGGTGCCGATCGGCCGGCGCCGCTTCGACACGGAGGACACGCGCGGATGA
- a CDS encoding NAD(P)H-dependent oxidoreductase subunit E yields the protein MGDNAEVLGGAARTAADAVLDRWQRDPHALVQVLRETQAVTHYLPRPLLAHIAGALGLTLAHVEGVAGFYRFFHTRPVGGTRLLFSDNITDRMLGSEALLAQLCARLGVVPGEVDAQGLFSVDRCSCTGLCDQGPALLVNHHQVITRLDAARVDALADLLLAGTPVEQWPAAWFAVVDGVQRADLLLSGLAADAPTLPAVLARSPQALLDGVARSGLRGRGGAGFPTARKWQACRDAAGDLRVVVCNADEGEPGTFKDRVLLAVHADAVFDGMTVAARAIGAQQGFVYLRGEYRFLLPQLEEVLARRRAQGLLGRDACGVAGFDFNIAIHLGAGAYVCGEESALIESLEGKRGTPRIRPPFPVQAGYLGRPTVVNNVETFCAVAHIARRGGAWWAGIGTAQSTGTKIHSVSGDCARPGLYEYPLGTTIAQILADCGAGDVQAVQVGGPSGACVPASEFNRAIAFEDVPSAGAFMVFDRTRDLFEVARHFARFFAHESCGLCTPCRVGTELVVRRLDKLAHARGAGRASAFDIERLLDLDTVLHSGTHCGLGASACNPLRDTMRHFGDAYAQRSTAPQFQPDVDLDAELSSARRVTGRTDAGAHLHTDTPA from the coding sequence ATGGGCGACAACGCGGAAGTCCTCGGCGGGGCGGCACGGACAGCCGCCGACGCCGTGCTCGACCGCTGGCAGCGTGATCCGCACGCGCTGGTGCAGGTGCTGCGCGAAACGCAGGCAGTCACGCACTACCTGCCGCGCCCGCTGCTCGCCCACATCGCCGGCGCGCTCGGTCTGACGCTGGCCCACGTTGAAGGCGTGGCCGGCTTCTACCGTTTCTTCCACACCCGCCCGGTCGGCGGCACGCGGCTGCTGTTCTCCGACAACATCACCGACCGCATGCTGGGCAGCGAAGCGCTGCTGGCGCAGCTGTGCGCACGCCTCGGCGTCGTACCGGGCGAGGTGGACGCGCAGGGGCTCTTCAGCGTCGATCGCTGTTCCTGTACCGGGCTGTGTGACCAGGGGCCGGCGCTGCTGGTGAATCACCATCAGGTCATTACGCGACTGGACGCGGCGCGCGTCGATGCACTGGCCGATCTGCTGCTGGCCGGCACGCCGGTCGAGCAGTGGCCGGCGGCGTGGTTCGCGGTGGTCGATGGTGTGCAGCGAGCAGACCTGCTGCTGAGCGGTCTCGCCGCCGACGCGCCGACGTTGCCGGCCGTGCTCGCGCGGTCGCCGCAGGCCCTGCTCGACGGAGTGGCGCGGTCCGGCCTGCGCGGCCGCGGCGGCGCAGGCTTTCCGACCGCGCGCAAGTGGCAGGCCTGCCGCGACGCGGCCGGCGACCTGCGCGTCGTCGTCTGCAATGCCGACGAGGGCGAGCCCGGCACTTTCAAGGACCGCGTGCTGCTGGCGGTTCACGCCGACGCGGTGTTCGACGGCATGACGGTGGCGGCGCGCGCGATCGGCGCGCAGCAGGGCTTCGTGTACCTGCGCGGCGAGTACCGCTTCCTGCTGCCGCAGCTCGAAGAAGTGCTCGCGCGCCGCCGCGCGCAGGGCCTGCTCGGGCGCGATGCGTGCGGCGTCGCTGGCTTCGATTTCAACATCGCGATTCATCTGGGCGCCGGCGCCTACGTCTGCGGCGAAGAATCGGCGCTGATCGAATCGCTCGAAGGCAAACGCGGCACGCCGCGCATCCGCCCGCCCTTCCCGGTGCAGGCCGGCTATCTCGGCCGGCCGACGGTGGTGAACAACGTCGAAACCTTCTGCGCGGTCGCCCATATCGCGCGCCGCGGCGGCGCCTGGTGGGCCGGCATCGGCACCGCGCAATCGACCGGCACCAAGATCCATTCGGTGTCCGGCGACTGCGCGCGGCCCGGCCTGTACGAATACCCGCTGGGTACGACCATCGCGCAGATCCTCGCAGACTGCGGCGCCGGCGACGTACAGGCGGTGCAGGTCGGCGGACCGTCCGGCGCCTGCGTGCCGGCGTCCGAATTCAACCGCGCCATCGCCTTCGAGGACGTGCCCAGCGCTGGCGCCTTCATGGTGTTCGACCGCACGCGCGACCTGTTCGAGGTGGCGCGCCACTTCGCCCGCTTCTTCGCGCACGAGAGCTGTGGCCTGTGCACGCCCTGCCGCGTCGGCACCGAACTGGTGGTGCGGCGGCTGGACAAGCTGGCACACGCGCGCGGCGCCGGCCGGGCTTCGGCCTTCGACATCGAGCGCCTGCTTGACCTCGACACCGTGCTGCACAGCGGCACCCACTGCGGCCTGGGCGCGTCGGCCTGCAATCCGCTGCGCGACACGATGCGGCATTTCGGCGACGCCTATGCGCAGCGCTCGACCGCGCCGCAGTTCCAGCCGGACGTCGACCTCGACGCCGAACTGTCGTCTGCGCGCCGCGTGACCGGCCGGACCGACGCGGGCGCGCATCTGCACACGGACACGCCGGCATGA
- a CDS encoding sigma-54-dependent transcriptional regulator: MNAAPRLPTVLVVDDEVRSQDAMRRTLEEDFSVLTASGADDARQQLERHEVNVILCDQRMPGLTGVLFLKEVRERWPDVVRIVISGYTDSEDIIAGINDAGIYQYILKPWVPDHLLATVRNAAEAQTLQQETARLDLELRTATPVLRQRAAHKLERARRTFGFDRIERSAGSPLDSVCEMAARVARYDLSVLVLGESGTGKELLARAIHYASPRAGGAFVVENCAAIPETLLESELFGHKRGAFTGAYEDHIGLFQRADGGTVFLDEIGETSPAFQVRLLRVLQEGEVRPVGGTRALPVDVRVIAATHRELEQRVREGLFREDLYYRIAGATFTVPPLRERVGDIEPIARRVVEEVGIELGRPGASLSDEAMACLMGYPWPGNIRELRNELARALALSDSERIEAQSLSLRVLHGQAGLTATASATPLPASGTLAERLDAIEAMVLRETLLRHRWNKTRAAKELGLSRVGLRGKMARFGLEG, encoded by the coding sequence ATGAACGCCGCACCGCGCCTTCCGACGGTGCTGGTGGTTGACGACGAAGTGCGTTCGCAGGACGCGATGCGCCGCACGCTGGAAGAGGATTTCTCCGTGCTCACCGCCAGCGGTGCCGACGACGCGCGCCAGCAGCTGGAGCGGCACGAGGTGAACGTCATCCTGTGCGATCAGCGCATGCCCGGCCTGACCGGCGTGCTGTTCCTGAAAGAGGTGCGCGAGCGCTGGCCCGACGTCGTGCGCATCGTCATTTCCGGCTACACCGATTCGGAAGACATCATCGCCGGCATCAACGACGCCGGCATCTACCAGTACATCCTGAAACCATGGGTGCCCGACCACCTGCTGGCCACCGTGCGCAACGCCGCCGAGGCACAGACGCTGCAGCAGGAAACCGCCCGCCTCGACCTCGAACTGCGCACCGCCACACCGGTGCTGCGCCAGCGCGCCGCGCACAAGCTGGAGCGCGCGCGCCGCACCTTCGGTTTCGACCGCATCGAACGCTCGGCCGGCAGCCCGCTGGATTCGGTGTGCGAGATGGCGGCGCGCGTCGCCCGCTATGACCTGTCGGTGCTGGTGCTAGGCGAATCCGGCACCGGCAAGGAACTGCTGGCGCGCGCCATCCACTACGCCAGCCCGCGCGCCGGCGGCGCCTTCGTCGTCGAGAACTGCGCGGCGATACCGGAAACACTGCTCGAATCCGAACTGTTCGGTCACAAGCGCGGTGCCTTCACCGGCGCCTACGAAGACCACATCGGTCTGTTTCAGCGCGCCGATGGCGGCACCGTGTTCCTCGACGAAATCGGCGAAACCTCGCCCGCCTTCCAGGTGCGCCTGCTGCGTGTGCTGCAGGAAGGCGAGGTGCGGCCGGTCGGCGGCACGCGCGCGCTGCCGGTGGACGTGCGCGTCATCGCCGCCACCCACCGCGAGCTCGAACAGCGGGTGCGCGAAGGCCTGTTCCGCGAGGATCTGTATTACCGCATCGCCGGCGCCACCTTCACCGTGCCGCCGCTGCGCGAACGCGTCGGCGACATCGAGCCGATCGCCCGTCGCGTCGTCGAAGAGGTGGGCATCGAACTGGGCCGCCCCGGCGCCTCGCTGAGCGACGAGGCGATGGCCTGTCTGATGGGCTATCCGTGGCCCGGCAACATCCGCGAGCTGCGCAATGAACTGGCGCGCGCGCTGGCGCTGAGCGACAGCGAACGCATTGAGGCGCAGTCGCTGTCGCTGCGCGTGCTGCACGGTCAGGCCGGCCTGACCGCCACCGCCAGCGCCACCCCGCTGCCGGCCAGCGGCACGCTGGCCGAGCGGCTGGATGCCATCGAAGCCATGGTGCTGCGCGAAACGCTGCTGCGTCACCGCTGGAACAAGACGCGCGCCGCCAAGGAACTGGGGCTGTCGCGCGTCGGTCTGCGTGGAAAGATGGCGCGCTTCGGGCTGGAGGGATGA
- a CDS encoding enoyl-CoA hydratase-related protein, translating into MHALRILLLCHSFNSLSQRLYVELTALGHTLSVELDIADAVTEEAIALFCPDLVLAPFLKRRTPEPVWRAVPCFVVHPGPPGDRGPAALDWAILEGRREWGVTVLQADGDFDAGPVWAHACFPLRAASKGAIYRREVTEAAVAATLQALARFAAGDAPQPLAPAADGWRGVLPQSRRAIDWSSDDSATVLAKMRASDGQPGVVDTLFGRPCRLFDAHPASTDALAGLGGEPGDVVAQREGALLRRTVDGGVWIGRVSVLPGDAASPIKLPATQAFAAEAATLPERPVPLMRAADEWGELRYTERGEADARVGVLSFDFCNGAMSTAQCLRLRDALVEVKRRDTQVLLIAGGDGFFSNGIDLNCIEAAAHRDGDSAADESWRNINAMNDVALEIITTTDRLTVSLLRGNAGAGGAFLALAADEVWAQRGVMMNPHYRNMGNLYGSEYWTYLAPRRLGADGARTLMQRRLPLSAPEALRIGFIDRCLDMPAGDALDAAVREARLLAASYNLRDRVMRKQTERAADEAECPLADYRQEELSRMHRNFYGFDPSFHIARHHFVHKLPHAWTPRHLATHREVAAQ; encoded by the coding sequence ATGCATGCGCTGCGCATCCTGCTGCTGTGCCACAGCTTCAACAGCCTGAGCCAGCGCCTGTACGTCGAACTGACGGCGCTCGGTCACACGCTGTCGGTCGAACTGGATATCGCCGACGCGGTGACCGAAGAGGCGATCGCGCTGTTCTGCCCTGACCTCGTGCTGGCGCCCTTCCTGAAGCGACGCACCCCGGAGCCGGTGTGGCGCGCCGTGCCGTGTTTCGTCGTGCACCCGGGTCCGCCCGGCGATCGCGGCCCGGCCGCGCTCGATTGGGCGATTCTGGAAGGGCGGCGAGAATGGGGCGTCACCGTGCTGCAGGCGGATGGCGATTTCGACGCCGGCCCGGTGTGGGCGCACGCCTGTTTCCCGCTGCGTGCGGCGTCCAAGGGCGCGATCTACCGGCGCGAGGTGACCGAGGCGGCGGTCGCGGCGACCTTGCAGGCGCTCGCACGCTTCGCTGCCGGCGATGCGCCGCAGCCGTTGGCGCCCGCTGCCGACGGCTGGCGCGGCGTGCTGCCGCAGTCGCGCCGCGCCATCGACTGGTCGAGCGACGACAGCGCCACGGTGCTGGCGAAGATGCGCGCCTCCGACGGCCAGCCGGGCGTCGTCGACACGCTGTTCGGCCGCCCCTGCCGGCTGTTCGACGCACACCCGGCGAGTACGGACGCGCTGGCCGGCCTCGGTGGAGAGCCGGGCGATGTGGTGGCGCAGCGCGAAGGTGCGCTGCTGCGCCGGACCGTCGATGGTGGCGTCTGGATAGGGCGCGTGTCGGTCTTGCCCGGCGATGCCGCGTCGCCGATCAAACTGCCGGCGACGCAGGCCTTTGCGGCAGAGGCAGCCACGCTGCCCGAACGTCCAGTGCCGCTCATGCGGGCGGCCGATGAGTGGGGCGAGCTGCGCTATACCGAGCGCGGCGAGGCGGACGCCCGCGTCGGCGTGCTGAGTTTCGATTTCTGCAATGGCGCGATGTCGACCGCACAGTGCCTGCGCCTGCGCGACGCGCTGGTCGAAGTGAAGCGGCGCGACACGCAGGTGCTGCTGATTGCCGGTGGCGACGGTTTCTTCAGCAACGGCATCGATCTGAACTGCATCGAGGCGGCGGCCCACCGCGACGGCGACAGCGCGGCCGACGAATCGTGGCGCAACATCAACGCGATGAACGACGTCGCGCTGGAAATCATCACGACGACCGACCGCCTCACCGTGTCGCTGCTGCGCGGCAACGCCGGTGCGGGCGGCGCCTTCCTCGCGCTGGCGGCCGACGAGGTTTGGGCGCAGCGCGGCGTCATGATGAATCCGCACTACAGGAACATGGGCAATCTGTATGGCTCGGAATACTGGACCTATCTGGCGCCGCGACGGCTCGGCGCAGATGGCGCACGCACGCTGATGCAGCGCCGGCTGCCGCTGTCGGCGCCCGAGGCGCTGCGCATCGGCTTCATCGACCGCTGTCTCGACATGCCGGCCGGCGACGCGCTCGATGCGGCGGTGCGGGAAGCCCGCCTGCTGGCTGCGTCGTACAATCTGCGCGATCGCGTGATGCGCAAGCAGACCGAGCGCGCAGCCGACGAAGCCGAATGTCCGCTCGCCGATTACCGCCAGGAAGAACTGTCCCGCATGCACCGCAACTTCTACGGCTTTGACCCCAGCTTCCACATCGCACGCCACCACTTCGTGCACAAGCTGCCGCATGCCTGGACGCCGCGCCATCTCGCCACCCACCGTGAGGTCGCTGCGCAATGA
- the hypE gene encoding hydrogenase expression/formation protein HypE gives MNARDDSKGGTVRAGYVRPLDIRNGRIDMGHGAGGRAAAQLIEEIFLAAFDNPFLRQGNDGASLAIPQGSRLVMATDAHVISPLFFPGGDIGALSVHGTVNDVAMMGATPLWLSASFILEEGFPLADLKRIVQSMAAAAREAGVAVVTGDTKVVEQGKGDGVFISTTGVGVVPHGIDVSGANARPGDVILLSGTVGDHGVAVLSQRESLEFETTIVSDTAALNGLVADMLAVCPAIRTLRDPTRGGVATTLNEIARQSGVGMLLDEAAIPVKPEVDAACELLGLDPLYVANEGKLIAIVPAEHADAALAAMRAHPYGADAVRIGVVQEDAHHFVQMNTRFGGRRVVDWLSGEQLPRIC, from the coding sequence ATGAACGCGAGAGACGACAGCAAGGGAGGCACGGTGCGCGCCGGCTATGTGCGGCCGCTGGACATCCGCAACGGCCGCATCGACATGGGCCACGGCGCCGGCGGTCGCGCCGCCGCGCAACTGATCGAGGAAATCTTCCTCGCCGCCTTCGACAACCCCTTCCTGCGCCAGGGCAACGACGGCGCATCGCTGGCCATTCCGCAGGGCAGCCGCCTGGTGATGGCGACCGACGCGCACGTCATTTCGCCGCTGTTCTTTCCCGGCGGCGACATCGGTGCACTCAGCGTGCACGGCACGGTGAACGACGTGGCGATGATGGGCGCCACCCCGCTCTGGCTGTCGGCCAGCTTCATTCTCGAAGAAGGCTTTCCGCTGGCCGACCTCAAGCGCATCGTGCAGTCGATGGCCGCCGCCGCGCGCGAAGCCGGCGTCGCGGTGGTGACCGGCGACACCAAGGTGGTGGAGCAGGGCAAGGGCGACGGCGTATTCATCAGCACCACCGGTGTCGGCGTGGTGCCGCACGGCATCGACGTGTCGGGCGCCAACGCGCGGCCGGGCGACGTCATCCTGCTGTCGGGCACCGTGGGTGATCACGGCGTGGCGGTGCTGTCGCAGCGCGAATCGCTGGAGTTCGAAACCACCATCGTGTCGGACACCGCGGCGCTGAATGGCCTGGTCGCCGACATGCTGGCGGTGTGCCCGGCGATTCGCACGCTGCGCGACCCGACCCGCGGCGGCGTCGCCACCACGCTGAACGAGATCGCCCGCCAGTCCGGCGTTGGCATGCTGCTCGACGAAGCAGCGATACCGGTCAAGCCGGAAGTCGATGCGGCCTGTGAACTGCTCGGGCTGGACCCGCTGTACGTCGCCAACGAAGGCAAGCTCATCGCCATCGTGCCGGCCGAGCACGCCGACGCCGCGCTGGCCGCGATGCGTGCGCATCCGTACGGCGCGGACGCGGTACGCATCGGTGTCGTGCAGGAGGACGCGCACCACTTCGTGCAGATGAACACCCGCTTCGGCGGCCGGCGCGTGGTCGACTGGCTGAGCGGAGAGCAGTTGCCGCGCATCTGCTGA
- the hypD gene encoding hydrogenase formation protein HypD, whose translation MKYIDEFRDGEVARKIADRLAIEARGDRQYSFMEFCGGHTHAISRYGVRELLPVNVRMIHGPGCPVCVLPIGRVDMAIKLALEHEVIVCTYGDTMRVPASDSLSLTKAKARGGDIRMVYSAADALTVARDNPERQVVFFAIGFETTTPPTALAILRAQREGLKNFSVLCCHVLTPSAITHILESPEVRQYGTVPIDGFIGPAHVSIVIGSGPYEHFAEEYRKPVVIAGFEPLDVMQAILMLVRQVNDGRAHVENEFTRAVDRDGNLAAQQKVSEVFELRPSFEWRGLGEVPYSALKIRPAFAEFDAERRFGLGYRPVADNKACECGAILRGVKQPTDCRIFGTVCTPENPVGSCMVSSEGACAAHYAYGRFKDIPVVTA comes from the coding sequence ATGAAATACATCGACGAATTCCGCGACGGCGAAGTCGCCCGCAAGATCGCCGACCGCCTGGCCATCGAAGCACGCGGCGATCGCCAGTACAGTTTCATGGAGTTCTGCGGCGGCCATACGCACGCCATCTCGCGCTATGGCGTACGCGAGCTGCTGCCGGTCAATGTGCGCATGATCCACGGCCCGGGCTGCCCGGTGTGCGTGCTGCCGATCGGCCGCGTCGACATGGCGATCAAGCTGGCGCTCGAACACGAGGTCATCGTGTGCACCTACGGTGACACGATGCGCGTGCCGGCGTCCGACAGCCTGTCGCTGACGAAGGCCAAGGCGCGCGGCGGCGACATCCGCATGGTGTATTCGGCGGCCGACGCGCTCACCGTCGCGCGCGACAACCCGGAACGCCAGGTGGTGTTCTTCGCCATCGGCTTCGAAACGACGACGCCGCCGACCGCGCTGGCCATCCTGCGCGCGCAGCGCGAGGGGTTGAAGAATTTCAGCGTGCTGTGCTGTCACGTGCTGACGCCATCGGCCATCACCCACATCCTGGAGTCGCCGGAAGTACGCCAGTACGGCACGGTGCCGATCGACGGCTTCATCGGCCCGGCGCACGTGAGCATCGTCATCGGCTCGGGCCCGTACGAGCACTTCGCCGAGGAATACCGCAAGCCGGTCGTGATCGCCGGCTTCGAACCGCTCGACGTGATGCAGGCCATCCTGATGCTGGTGCGTCAGGTGAACGACGGCCGCGCCCACGTCGAGAACGAGTTCACCCGCGCGGTCGACCGCGACGGCAACCTCGCCGCGCAGCAGAAGGTGTCCGAAGTGTTCGAACTGCGGCCCAGCTTCGAATGGCGCGGCCTGGGCGAAGTGCCGTACAGCGCGCTGAAGATCCGCCCCGCCTTCGCCGAATTCGACGCCGAGCGCCGCTTCGGTCTCGGCTACAGGCCGGTGGCCGACAACAAGGCCTGCGAGTGCGGCGCCATCCTGCGCGGCGTCAAGCAGCCGACCGACTGCAGGATATTCGGCACCGTGTGCACGCCGGAAAACCCGGTGGGCTCGTGCATGGTGTCGAGCGAGGGGGCGTGCGCGGCTCACTATGCGTACGGGAGATTCAAGGACATTCCGGTGGTGACAGCATGA